One uncultured Alphaproteobacteria bacterium genomic region harbors:
- a CDS encoding Uncharacterized zinc protease y4wA encodes MRRRLGLSVLFAGAALAAAPAHAKVFDPTVFTLDNGLTVVVVENHRAPIVNHMIWYKVGAADEPPGKGGLAHLLEHLMFKGTPAIPDGRFSKIVAARGGVDNAMTGRDFTAYFQRIAAPHLEMVMGMEADRMANLEIGEESFEHEREVVREERRQRIENEPAAMLSERLAMALWMNQPYARPIGGFDSEIAGLTVADALAFHARWYAPNNAILFVAGDVTPEAVRALAEKTFGGIPRAATPARLRGAPDAPAADIRIALAAPTVRQPQWYRTGIVPSCATGTPREGAALDVLAEILGGGTTGRLYRKLVLERKIALEAWAGYDGEALGPGTFSAGATPAPGTDPGTLDAAVAAEIRAIATDGVTPEELARVRDRMLAAEIYARDDLFRAPQALAHALAVGCTVADVENCTAEIAAVTPDDVRAAAKRVDAPHAQAILAPEALP; translated from the coding sequence ATGCGCCGCCGTCTGGGTTTGTCCGTTCTGTTCGCCGGTGCCGCGCTCGCCGCGGCCCCGGCGCACGCCAAGGTGTTCGACCCCACGGTCTTCACCCTCGACAACGGCCTCACCGTGGTGGTGGTCGAAAACCACCGCGCGCCGATCGTCAACCACATGATCTGGTACAAGGTCGGCGCCGCCGACGAGCCGCCCGGCAAGGGCGGCCTCGCGCACCTGCTCGAACACCTGATGTTCAAGGGCACGCCCGCGATTCCCGACGGCCGGTTCTCGAAGATCGTCGCCGCCCGCGGCGGCGTCGACAACGCCATGACCGGCCGCGACTTCACCGCCTATTTCCAGCGCATCGCCGCCCCGCACCTGGAGATGGTGATGGGGATGGAGGCCGACCGCATGGCCAACCTGGAGATCGGCGAGGAAAGCTTCGAGCACGAGCGCGAGGTGGTGCGCGAGGAGCGCCGCCAGCGCATCGAGAACGAACCGGCGGCGATGCTCTCCGAACGCCTCGCCATGGCGCTGTGGATGAACCAGCCCTACGCGCGCCCGATCGGCGGCTTCGATTCCGAGATCGCCGGGCTGACCGTGGCCGACGCCCTCGCCTTCCACGCGCGCTGGTACGCCCCCAACAACGCGATCCTGTTCGTCGCCGGAGACGTGACGCCCGAAGCGGTGCGGGCGCTGGCGGAGAAGACATTCGGCGGGATTCCGCGGGCGGCGACTCCGGCGCGGCTGCGCGGCGCCCCCGACGCCCCGGCCGCCGACATCCGCATCGCCCTCGCCGCGCCGACGGTGCGCCAGCCGCAGTGGTACCGCACCGGCATCGTCCCCTCGTGCGCCACCGGCACGCCGCGCGAGGGCGCGGCCCTCGACGTGCTGGCCGAAATCCTCGGCGGCGGCACCACCGGGCGGCTCTACCGCAAGCTGGTGCTGGAGCGCAAGATCGCGCTCGAAGCCTGGGCGGGCTACGACGGCGAGGCCCTCGGCCCCGGCACCTTCTCGGCCGGGGCGACACCCGCGCCCGGCACCGACCCCGGCACGCTCGACGCCGCGGTGGCGGCGGAAATCCGCGCGATCGCGACCGACGGCGTGACTCCCGAAGAACTGGCGCGGGTGCGCGACCGGATGCTGGCGGCGGAGATCTACGCCCGCGACGACCTGTTCCGCGCCCCCCAGGCGCTCGCCCACGCCCTCGCGGTCGGCTGCACCGTGGCCGACGTCGAGAACTGCACCGCCGAGATCGCCGCGGTCACCCCCGACGACGTGCGCGCCGCGGCGAAGCGCGTCGATGCGCCGCACGCCCAGGCGATCCTCGCGCCGGAGGCCCTGCCATGA
- a CDS encoding Uncharacterized zinc protease-like protein y4wB, producing the protein MIRVLLALLLILPLPALAKPAEIVTSPGGITAWLVEDHANPMLAMAFAFRAGAATDPADKPGLATFVSGMLDEGAGARDSRAFQDRLDALNVEIAFQAGHDRFDGRFRTLSAHRDEAFALLGDALARPRFDPEPLARMRAVFLSQVRQRQENPSARAADALFAALFPGHPYGRPATGTEAGLKAIGADDLRAFVATRLTRENLIVGVVGDVTPAQLGPLLDRAFGGLARSAQLPTVPDVAPKLSGRVLPVAMPVPQATAVFAQSGPARTDPDWFPFQIMIYALGDGGFSSRLTEEVRVKRGLAYSVGAESAPLAHAPLVMGGVGTQSAKIGDSIAIIRAEWEKMRATGPTDAEIDAAKSYLAGSPALALNASGAIARMLVALQYYRLPPDELDRRAEVLAAIPPEAVRAAAKKWLAPDRLTFAVVGETAKMHLKD; encoded by the coding sequence ATGATCCGCGTCCTGCTCGCCCTGCTGCTGATCCTGCCGCTGCCCGCGCTCGCGAAGCCCGCCGAGATCGTCACCAGCCCCGGCGGCATCACCGCCTGGCTGGTGGAGGACCACGCCAACCCGATGCTGGCGATGGCGTTCGCCTTCCGCGCCGGGGCGGCGACCGACCCGGCCGACAAGCCCGGCCTCGCCACCTTCGTCTCCGGCATGCTCGACGAAGGCGCGGGCGCGCGCGATTCGCGCGCCTTCCAGGACCGCCTCGACGCGCTCAACGTCGAGATCGCGTTCCAGGCCGGTCACGACCGCTTCGACGGCCGCTTCCGCACCCTCTCCGCCCACCGCGACGAAGCCTTCGCCCTGCTCGGCGACGCGCTCGCGCGGCCGCGCTTCGACCCCGAGCCGCTCGCGCGGATGCGCGCGGTGTTCCTCTCGCAGGTGCGTCAGCGCCAGGAAAACCCGAGCGCGCGCGCCGCCGACGCGCTGTTCGCCGCGCTCTTCCCCGGCCACCCCTACGGCCGCCCGGCGACGGGCACCGAGGCGGGTCTCAAGGCGATCGGCGCCGACGACCTGCGCGCCTTCGTCGCCACCCGCCTCACCCGCGAGAACCTGATCGTCGGCGTCGTCGGCGACGTCACCCCCGCGCAACTCGGGCCGCTGCTCGATCGCGCCTTCGGCGGCCTCGCGCGCTCCGCGCAGCTGCCGACGGTGCCCGACGTCGCGCCCAAGCTCTCCGGCCGGGTGCTGCCGGTGGCGATGCCGGTGCCGCAGGCGACCGCGGTGTTCGCGCAATCCGGTCCGGCACGCACCGACCCCGACTGGTTCCCGTTCCAGATCATGATCTACGCCCTCGGCGACGGCGGGTTTTCCTCGCGCCTCACCGAGGAGGTGCGGGTGAAACGCGGCCTCGCCTATTCGGTAGGGGCGGAATCCGCACCGCTCGCCCACGCGCCGCTGGTGATGGGCGGCGTCGGCACCCAGAGCGCCAAGATCGGCGACAGCATCGCGATCATCCGCGCCGAATGGGAGAAGATGCGCGCGACCGGCCCCACCGACGCCGAGATCGACGCGGCGAAGAGCTACCTCGCGGGTTCGCCGGCGCTCGCCCTCAACGCCTCCGGCGCGATCGCGCGGATGCTGGTGGCGCTCCAATACTACCGCCTGCCGCCCGACGAACTCGACCGCCGCGCCGAGGTGCTGGCGGCGATCCCGCCCGAGGCGGTGCGTGCGGCGGCGAAGAAATGGCTGGCGCCCGACCGCCTCACCTTCGCGGTGGTGGGCGAAACCGCGAAGATGCATCTGAAGGACTGA
- a CDS encoding FAD dependent oxidoreductase, with the protein MDSLDAVVIGAGVVGLATARALARAGREVTIVERAASFGTGTSSRNSEVLHAGLYYPPDSLRARVCSPGRNALYAYCAERGIPHKRIGKLLVACSEDEAARLPTIQAQAEANGAEGLRLLSAAEARALEPELTCAAALLSPATGIVDSHALMLALLADAEAAGATLAVETPVESLAAHPGGGAVLACAGGFAVHARLLVNAAGLDACRLAAGCWSAAAPACPRAYMAKGNYFALSVRAPFARLVYPLPQPGGLGVHLTLDLGGHARFGPDVEWIDRESYAVDPARAERFYPAIRRYWPGLPDGALAPDTAGIRPKIVPEGAPAQDFFVAGAETHGVPGVVHLLGIESPGLTSCLALADLVAARVAVGAAV; encoded by the coding sequence ATGGACTCCCTCGACGCGGTGGTGATCGGCGCGGGGGTGGTGGGCCTGGCGACGGCGCGCGCCCTCGCCCGCGCCGGGCGCGAGGTGACGATCGTCGAGCGCGCCGCGAGCTTCGGCACCGGCACCAGTTCCCGCAATTCCGAGGTTCTGCACGCGGGGCTCTACTACCCGCCGGACTCGCTCCGCGCCCGGGTGTGCTCGCCCGGCCGCAACGCGCTCTACGCCTACTGCGCCGAGCGCGGCATTCCCCACAAGCGCATCGGCAAGCTGCTGGTGGCATGTTCGGAAGACGAGGCGGCACGCCTGCCCACGATCCAGGCGCAGGCGGAGGCCAACGGCGCGGAAGGGTTGCGCCTGCTTTCGGCCGCCGAGGCGCGCGCCCTCGAACCCGAACTGACCTGCGCCGCGGCGCTCCTCTCCCCCGCCACCGGCATCGTCGACAGCCACGCGCTGATGCTCGCGTTGCTCGCCGACGCCGAGGCGGCGGGCGCGACCCTGGCGGTGGAAACCCCGGTCGAGAGCCTCGCTGCGCACCCCGGGGGCGGCGCGGTGCTCGCCTGCGCAGGCGGCTTTGCCGTCCACGCGCGGCTGCTGGTCAACGCCGCCGGGCTCGACGCCTGCCGCCTCGCCGCCGGATGCTGGAGCGCCGCCGCACCGGCCTGCCCGCGCGCCTACATGGCCAAGGGCAACTACTTCGCCCTCTCCGTCCGCGCACCGTTCGCGCGGCTGGTCTACCCGCTGCCGCAACCGGGCGGCCTCGGCGTCCACCTCACCCTCGATCTCGGCGGCCACGCCCGCTTCGGGCCCGACGTGGAGTGGATCGACCGCGAGAGCTACGCCGTCGACCCCGCCCGGGCCGAACGCTTCTACCCGGCGATCCGCCGCTACTGGCCCGGCCTGCCGGACGGCGCGCTCGCCCCCGATACCGCCGGAATCCGCCCGAAGATCGTGCCCGAGGGCGCGCCCGCCCAGGATTTCTTCGTCGCCGGAGCGGAAACCCACGGCGTTCCCGGCGTTGTCCATCTGCTCGGGATCGAGAGCCCGGGCCTGACCTCCTGCCTCGCGCTCGCCGATCTCGTCGCGGCGCGCGTGGCGGTCGGCGCGGCGGTCTGA
- the pgi gene encoding glucosephosphate isomerase (Evidence 2a : Function of homologous gene experimentally demonstrated in an other organism; PubMedId : 1593646, 2549364; Product type e : enzyme) has translation MPQIRPFPELPDTPAWQALARHRDTLSGVRIGDLFARDPGRFDDLALSLDTDEGPFLLDPSKNRMTAETFDLLCALADEVNLAGAIQAMFAGVPINETENRAAFHVALRHLSGKPLATGGADVMPEVRRVLDKITGFVAAVRGGAWTGATGKAVTDVVNIGIGGSDLGPAMVVGALAPYGRDDLSAHFVSNVDAAQMMRTLAPLDPETTLFIVTSKTFTTQETLRNARTAREWLVAALGEAAVAKHFVAVSTNAEEVTKFGIDTVNMFGFWDWVGGRYSLWSAVGLSIALAVGMDAFVDLLKGAYAMDEHFRSAPFADNLPVALALTGIWNGTVFGAPCHAVLPYDQSLARFPAFLQQLEMESNGKGVTLAGLPVQTATAPVLFGEPGTNGQHSFYQMLHQGTLPVPADFIVVARSHYEVADHQPMLLANALAQTEALMRGRTAAEAEAEMVAKGMDAERAKALAPHRAFPGDRPSTTILIPRLTPETLGMLIALYEHKVFVQSVIWGINAFDQWGVELGKTLAAAILPELASDAPPEGHDGSTAALIDLVRALRAPEGERG, from the coding sequence ATGCCGCAAATCCGTCCGTTTCCCGAACTCCCCGACACGCCCGCCTGGCAGGCGCTCGCGCGCCACCGCGACACCCTCTCCGGGGTGCGCATCGGCGATCTGTTCGCCCGCGATCCCGGCCGTTTCGACGACCTCGCGCTCTCCCTCGACACCGACGAAGGGCCGTTCCTGCTCGATCCGTCGAAGAACCGCATGACCGCCGAAACCTTCGACCTGCTCTGCGCGCTGGCCGACGAGGTCAACCTCGCGGGCGCGATCCAGGCGATGTTCGCGGGCGTGCCGATCAACGAGACCGAGAACCGCGCCGCCTTCCACGTCGCGCTGCGCCACCTCTCGGGCAAGCCGCTCGCCACCGGCGGGGCGGACGTGATGCCCGAGGTGCGCCGAGTGCTCGACAAGATCACCGGCTTCGTCGCCGCGGTGCGCGGCGGCGCCTGGACCGGCGCCACCGGCAAGGCGGTGACCGACGTCGTCAACATCGGCATCGGCGGCTCCGATCTCGGCCCGGCGATGGTGGTGGGCGCGCTCGCCCCCTACGGCCGCGACGACCTCTCGGCGCATTTCGTCTCGAACGTCGACGCCGCGCAGATGATGCGCACGCTCGCGCCCCTCGATCCGGAAACCACGCTGTTCATCGTCACCTCCAAGACCTTCACCACCCAGGAGACCCTGCGCAACGCCCGCACCGCGCGGGAGTGGCTGGTCGCGGCGCTCGGCGAGGCGGCGGTGGCGAAGCATTTCGTCGCGGTCTCCACCAACGCCGAGGAGGTGACGAAGTTCGGCATCGACACCGTCAACATGTTCGGCTTCTGGGACTGGGTCGGCGGCCGCTATTCGCTGTGGTCGGCGGTCGGCCTGTCGATCGCGTTGGCGGTGGGGATGGACGCCTTCGTCGACCTGCTCAAGGGCGCCTACGCGATGGACGAGCACTTCCGCTCCGCGCCGTTCGCCGACAACCTGCCGGTGGCGCTGGCGCTGACCGGAATCTGGAACGGCACCGTGTTCGGCGCGCCGTGCCACGCGGTGTTGCCCTACGACCAGTCGCTGGCGCGCTTCCCGGCGTTCCTCCAGCAGCTCGAAATGGAGAGCAACGGCAAGGGCGTGACCCTCGCCGGGCTGCCGGTGCAGACCGCCACCGCGCCGGTGCTGTTCGGCGAGCCCGGCACCAACGGCCAGCACTCGTTCTACCAGATGCTGCACCAGGGCACCCTGCCGGTGCCCGCCGACTTCATCGTCGTCGCCCGCTCCCATTACGAGGTGGCCGACCATCAGCCGATGCTGCTCGCCAACGCGCTGGCGCAGACCGAGGCGCTGATGCGGGGCCGCACCGCCGCCGAGGCGGAGGCGGAGATGGTCGCCAAGGGGATGGACGCCGAACGCGCCAAGGCGCTCGCGCCGCACCGCGCCTTCCCCGGCGACCGGCCGTCGACGACGATCCTGATCCCGCGCCTCACCCCCGAGACCCTCGGCATGCTGATCGCGCTCTACGAGCACAAGGTGTTCGTCCAGAGCGTGATCTGGGGGATCAACGCCTTCGACCAGTGGGGCGTGGAGCTCGGCAAGACCCTCGCCGCGGCGATCCTGCCGGAGCTCGCCTCCGACGCGCCGCCCGAGGGGCACGACGGCTCCACCGCCGCGCTGATCGACCTGGTGCGCGCCCTGCGCGCGCCGGAGGGCGAGCGCGGATGA